In the genome of Streptomyces pactum, one region contains:
- a CDS encoding NTP transferase domain-containing protein has product MVLDELFSAPPAAQPIDRHVIADGFRTETGRPETTLMFGRSLRVIVAAAGKGTRYLGDTPKVVAAGGQPVPLVVRVVSAVLPLDAQPLIVVNETTGPLVEKALREAGLEFATTVQDPAVPGMGGAVLSALRSFEEPPDDVLVVWADMGMVWAPNLWLSVVLHQHLHSWMSFPTKTRKDPYVSTIRDSRGQPCDFLFRRHGDPMPPTGESDCGAFVFRADILRELLECRAGAVREPGQEIDILPLVRDLAAAGRPRYAFHMASDEESQGVNTLAELEKADLRYESGLNRTRNAFAAATDAAGLLEVVTQHSVQPPLVKDFCQHMARTGLKLSDLPVGLRSLCS; this is encoded by the coding sequence GTGGTGCTTGACGAGCTATTTTCCGCACCGCCGGCAGCGCAACCGATCGACCGGCATGTCATAGCCGACGGATTTCGTACAGAAACCGGACGCCCCGAAACCACGCTGATGTTCGGCCGGTCATTGCGTGTCATTGTGGCGGCGGCCGGTAAAGGCACACGTTATCTGGGCGACACCCCGAAGGTGGTCGCCGCCGGCGGGCAACCGGTCCCGTTGGTCGTCCGCGTGGTGTCCGCGGTGCTGCCGCTCGACGCGCAGCCGCTGATCGTCGTCAACGAGACCACCGGCCCGCTGGTGGAGAAGGCGCTGCGGGAAGCCGGCCTGGAGTTCGCCACCACCGTCCAGGACCCCGCCGTGCCCGGCATGGGCGGAGCCGTCCTGAGCGCCCTGCGCAGCTTCGAGGAGCCCCCGGACGACGTTCTCGTGGTCTGGGCCGACATGGGCATGGTCTGGGCACCGAACCTGTGGCTGTCGGTGGTCCTCCACCAGCACCTGCACTCATGGATGTCGTTTCCCACGAAAACCAGGAAAGACCCCTACGTCTCCACCATCCGGGATTCCCGGGGCCAGCCGTGTGATTTCCTCTTCCGGCGGCACGGTGACCCCATGCCGCCCACCGGTGAATCCGACTGCGGCGCGTTCGTTTTCCGTGCCGATATTCTGCGGGAGCTTCTGGAGTGCCGCGCCGGTGCCGTACGGGAGCCCGGTCAGGAGATCGACATCCTGCCGCTCGTCCGTGACCTGGCCGCAGCCGGAAGACCACGTTACGCCTTCCACATGGCGTCCGACGAGGAAAGCCAGGGCGTCAACACGCTCGCCGAACTCGAAAAAGCAGATCTACGCTACGAGTCCGGCCTGAACCGAACCCGAAACGCATTCGCCGCCGCGACCGACGCGGCCGGCCTCCTCGAAGTCGTCACCCAGCACAGCGTGCAGCCTCCGCTGGTCAAGGACTTCTGTCAGCACATGGCAAGAACAGGGCTCAAACTGAGCGATCTTCCCGTGGGTCTGCGTTCTCTGTGCAGCTGA
- a CDS encoding HAD family hydrolase has protein sequence MTRLHLFDLDGTLIHGSAAAVEISRQLGVEREIGELERDFAQGRLLPGDFAVRACELWSGLTEAQVAAAFEQAPWLAGIREVWADIRARGERCAVISLSPGFFVERLLDWGADAAHGSRWPSVPFREPVDPAGILNAAAKVRIADELCARYGLGRADCVAYGDSMSDAELFAVVPTSVAVNADHHVSGIASYAYTGRDLREAYECVEKRG, from the coding sequence ATGACAAGACTCCATCTGTTCGACCTGGACGGCACGCTCATCCACGGGTCCGCGGCCGCCGTCGAGATATCCCGCCAGCTCGGAGTCGAGCGGGAGATCGGCGAGCTGGAGCGGGACTTCGCCCAAGGCCGCCTGCTCCCGGGCGACTTCGCGGTGCGGGCGTGCGAGCTGTGGAGCGGGCTGACCGAGGCGCAGGTGGCGGCGGCGTTCGAGCAGGCGCCGTGGCTGGCCGGCATCCGCGAGGTCTGGGCGGACATCCGGGCTCGCGGTGAGCGGTGCGCGGTGATCTCGCTGTCGCCGGGCTTCTTCGTGGAACGGCTGCTGGACTGGGGCGCGGACGCCGCCCACGGCTCCCGCTGGCCGTCGGTGCCGTTCCGGGAGCCGGTGGACCCGGCGGGCATCCTCAACGCGGCGGCCAAGGTCCGTATCGCCGATGAACTCTGCGCCCGGTACGGCCTCGGACGGGCCGACTGCGTGGCGTACGGGGACTCCATGTCCGACGCCGAACTCTTCGCGGTGGTACCGACGTCGGTGGCCGTCAACGCCGATCACCATGTGAGTGGAATCGCCTCGTACGCGTATACGGGGAGGGATCTGCGGGAGGCGTACGAATGCGTGGAAAAGCGCGGTTGA
- a CDS encoding Gfo/Idh/MocA family protein, with protein MDKPLRVGIIGAGNISGEYMRTLTRVTGVRLVKIASRNTERARAAARGFPGVGVTTTEELYTSDEVDLILGLTTPEAHLEVARAAIAGGKHLYGEKPLATTAADARAILDAAARAGVRVGCAPDTVLGAGIQTARACLDGGAIGTPVAASAFMFTPGHERWHPDPEFYYRPGGGPLLDMGPYYLTALVSLLGPVRRVTGMSHTPRTTRTIASGPRAGTTFGVEVATHVTGVLQHDSGALSTLIMSFDVWESTLPRIEVYGSQGTLLVPDPNSFGGEVRLCRAGETRWRPVPVAGGYRDGGRGIGVADMAEAIARGTAHRADGELAHHVVDIMECLLAAAETGSARTVHSTCERPAPVALDARPGADRSAD; from the coding sequence ATGGACAAGCCGCTGCGTGTGGGCATCATCGGCGCGGGGAACATCAGCGGGGAATATATGCGGACGCTGACCCGTGTGACCGGCGTACGTCTTGTGAAGATTGCTTCCCGTAATACCGAACGGGCCCGGGCGGCGGCCCGGGGATTTCCCGGCGTGGGCGTCACCACGACGGAGGAGCTGTACACCTCCGACGAGGTGGATCTGATCCTCGGCCTCACCACTCCGGAGGCCCATCTGGAGGTGGCGCGAGCCGCGATAGCCGGGGGCAAGCACCTTTACGGGGAAAAGCCCCTGGCCACCACCGCCGCCGACGCCCGGGCGATTCTCGACGCGGCCGCGCGCGCGGGCGTACGGGTGGGGTGCGCGCCGGACACCGTGCTCGGCGCCGGAATCCAGACCGCCAGGGCATGTCTCGACGGCGGCGCGATCGGCACCCCCGTTGCCGCCAGCGCCTTCATGTTCACCCCTGGGCACGAGCGGTGGCACCCGGACCCGGAGTTCTACTACCGGCCCGGCGGCGGTCCGCTGCTGGACATGGGGCCCTACTACCTCACCGCCCTGGTCTCCCTGCTCGGCCCGGTCCGGAGGGTGACGGGCATGTCACACACCCCCCGGACGACCCGCACCATCGCCAGCGGCCCCCGGGCGGGGACGACCTTCGGCGTGGAGGTGGCGACCCACGTCACCGGCGTCCTCCAGCACGACAGCGGGGCGCTCTCCACGCTCATCATGAGCTTTGACGTGTGGGAGAGCACGCTGCCCAGGATCGAGGTCTACGGCTCACAGGGCACCCTCCTGGTCCCCGACCCCAACAGCTTCGGTGGTGAGGTGCGCCTGTGCCGGGCGGGGGAGACCCGGTGGCGCCCGGTACCGGTGGCGGGGGGCTACCGCGACGGGGGGCGCGGCATCGGCGTCGCGGACATGGCCGAGGCCATCGCGCGCGGTACCGCCCACCGTGCGGACGGGGAACTCGCCCACCACGTGGTGGACATCATGGAGTGTCTGCTCGCCGCGGCCGAGACGGGATCGGCCCGGACGGTGCACAGCACCTGCGAGCGGCCCGCCCCGGTCGCCCTCGACGCCCGGCCGGGGGCGGACCGGAGCGCCGACTGA
- a CDS encoding globin domain-containing protein, with amino-acid sequence MAAAPPSTLDLPPPGAVPQLTAPVPAAPGAGTEPGAADVDLICRTMAEIRPIADKVTSYFYALLFLQNPELRDLFPASMDAQRDRLFKALLTAARLIDDIGTLTAYLTHLGRGHRKYGTLPEHYPMVGECLIAALTRYAERTWDAETEEAWVRAYTTISQIMIDAAAEDELHRPAWWQAEVVTHELRTPDIAVLTVRPDQPYPFLAGQYTSLETPWWPRVWRHYSFAAAPRSDGLLCFHVKAIPAGWVSSALVHRARPGDVLRLGPPAGSMTVDHSRDNGLLCLGGGTGIAPIKALVEDVAEHGRTRPVEVFYGARSDHDLYDMDTLRELERIHSWLSVRPVVSDGPTRGLAGQLPDAVRRYGPWNAYDAYLSGPPGMIRRSVDALVGAGIPTHRIRHDSIEELVATGE; translated from the coding sequence GTGGCCGCCGCACCGCCGTCCACCCTGGACCTGCCGCCGCCGGGCGCCGTCCCGCAGCTCACCGCCCCGGTGCCGGCGGCCCCCGGGGCCGGGACGGAACCGGGCGCCGCGGACGTGGACCTGATCTGCCGCACCATGGCGGAGATCCGGCCCATCGCCGACAAGGTGACTTCGTACTTCTACGCGCTGCTCTTCCTCCAGAACCCCGAGCTGCGCGACCTCTTCCCGGCCTCCATGGACGCGCAGCGGGACCGGCTGTTCAAGGCGCTGCTCACCGCCGCACGGCTGATCGACGACATCGGCACGCTCACCGCGTACCTCACCCATCTCGGCCGGGGACACCGCAAGTACGGCACGCTGCCGGAGCACTATCCGATGGTCGGCGAGTGCCTGATCGCCGCGCTGACCCGGTACGCCGAGCGGACCTGGGACGCCGAGACCGAGGAGGCGTGGGTCCGGGCGTACACCACCATCTCGCAGATCATGATCGACGCCGCGGCCGAGGACGAACTGCACCGGCCCGCCTGGTGGCAGGCGGAGGTGGTCACGCACGAGCTGCGCACCCCGGACATCGCGGTGCTCACCGTCCGGCCCGACCAGCCGTACCCGTTCCTCGCCGGGCAGTACACCAGCCTGGAGACGCCCTGGTGGCCGCGGGTGTGGCGGCACTACTCCTTCGCCGCCGCGCCCCGCTCGGACGGGCTGCTCTGCTTCCACGTCAAGGCGATCCCGGCCGGGTGGGTCTCCAGTGCCCTGGTGCACCGGGCCCGGCCCGGGGACGTGCTCCGGCTGGGTCCGCCGGCCGGGTCGATGACGGTGGACCACAGCAGGGACAACGGCCTGCTCTGCCTCGGCGGCGGCACCGGCATCGCGCCCATCAAGGCGTTGGTGGAGGACGTCGCCGAGCACGGCCGGACCCGTCCGGTGGAGGTGTTCTACGGCGCCCGCAGCGACCACGACCTGTACGACATGGACACCCTGCGGGAGCTGGAGCGCATCCACTCCTGGCTGTCGGTGCGGCCGGTCGTCTCCGACGGTCCGACCCGGGGGCTGGCCGGCCAACTGCCGGACGCGGTCCGCCGGTACGGGCCCTGGAACGCCTACGACGCCTATCTGTCCGGGCCGCCCGGCATGATCCGAAGAAGTGTGGACGCCCTGGTGGGCGCGGGGATCCCCACCCACCGGATACGGCATGACTCGATCGAAGAGCTGGTCGCGACCGGAGAGTAG